AGACCGAGGAACTGATGAAATGGGACGATGAAGATGAGGGAATATGTCGCCCCAATATATGTGTTAATGGGGCACTTGATTTCAGTTTTCCCATTTCAGCTCTGATGACATGGTGAGGACTCTTGCCCTGGAGATCAGCTGCCCTGCTCTGTTAACCTTTTACTAATACCACTGGAACACTGGAGTTTCTCAGATATATGCATTTAATGCTTTTACTtgcttttttccatttgtttagTGAAGCTGATCAACGTGACAGAATATCTTCCCCTCTGGCCAATGTTGACTGGCCAACTTGGCAGTCTATCGATTGTAGGCCACTACGTGATGGCTCAAGCATTACTATTTCCCTCTCAGCGTCGTGCTGTCTCTAAGTTATCTAGTGAATGTTTATGCAGCTGTCTTCACAGCACAAAATGAGGGTTATTGGAAGAAAGCATCCACTGGCTTGAATACCATTCTTGAATTGGTCTGAAAGGGAGTGAATGGCATACTGTCACCAGAAATGTTGCAGAGTCCGAGTTCATCTCCACGGCAACCAGTTCACTAGCGACGGTAAAGAGTAAAATACAGTTGTGACCTCAATGGCACGCACCACTTTCAAAGCAACACGTATTCTATGTTCACACATGCCAGGTAGCAGCGTTTGTATGGTATTAAGGAGCTGAGGGTTCACACAGAGCCTGTAAGTACGCACAGACTGTGTCCTTCTGCAAAGATGGACCAACATTTAGTGTGGTGGAGAGCTGTGTGTTACAATTTCTTTTTGTACTGGTCTATTGAGGACAATTACCGGTTTCCCTtggatttacaaaaaatacattataccATTTCTGCACAGTGGTTTGAGTTTGCTTTTCATATCAGTGTGTGCTTCTTGGGATGTTTTTCCTTGACTCTGTCCCCACAGTAAGACCCTTTTCTCTCTAACGGCCCACTACTTCAAGCTGGAGGAAGGAGGCGAACGCTCACTCTGCATTActtttgcattcttcttttttgtcaaaGCCATGGCCATCCTTATAGTCACTGAAAACTACCTGGAGTTTGGTCTGGAGTCAGGTCAGTGCTGTAGCAAGCCTTTCTCACAAATGACCCTGATGGTAggaacattttttcttttttacttctGGTCCCGCTGAGTGAGTCACTGTTGAACGTTTCTTCGTTTCTAGGCTTTGCAAACTTTTCCGACAGCGCTCAACAGTTTCTGGAACACCAGGGCATGGAGTCCCAGTAAGCACAACATCAGTATTCTCATagtatcatttttgttttctctgcagtcatGAATTCTTTATGACTCGTGAAACTACAGTAGTATctcactgtgtgttttctctttcatagGGGTCCCATATCTAAGCTCACCTTCAAGTTGATCCTGGCCTTGCTGTGCTCTCTTATTGGAGCTTTTCTAACTTTCCCTGGTCTACGATTGGCCCAGATGCATCTAGATGCACTCACTTTAACCACAGCCAAATTTACACAGTGAGTCCTCTGCACTAATCTCTGTCCACATTTAATTTCCTCCTTCTCCTAAGAAAAATGGTAGAAAAGGTGCCAATATTTGTTGAAACATGGACTTCACaatcattaaaaatcaactgttgGTCAGTAAATATTCAGaagttgctttatttttttgtaatgtgttacatttcatgtgtaataaaaaacaaaaggtacAGGTAGACTACATGGAAAATATTGTACCCAAAGTCCAATCTGAATGCAACAAACGCGAGTACATTTGTGACCACAGCAACAATAACGATGCTACATATCATTTCCAATTAAGTCTGATATATGAACACGGTTATAGAAGAACCCATGAacaccacaattttatttgattcATCCTGGTTTGCATCTAATGCAACATGGCTTCATGAAGATAGGAAGGGGTACAAGGATCAGATCCCCACAATGTACTGATTTTTAGATGATTCTGACTGAAGTTGcattggaatttttttgctcacCTCGTATTATTTGCAAGACTAAAGTTTACCACAGAGTGCAAAAGAAGTCTAATGAATTTAGGTCACACcgtttttatttcagaaatcAGAATACATTTGTTTGGATCATATCAGGTCCACCATGTTTTCTGTGGACTAGAATGATGAACATAGTTACTGAAGTTTTTACTCCCAAATAGTAAACGAAAAGATGACTACCCTTCTCAAGAAGCTTGGCACTCTGCCACCATCATTCAAAGttctaaagaaaataaatggaaaaagtaTGACTTTGCCAACTGTGTCCCCTGATTTTAGTCCAAGACAGTATATGACAATTTTCAAGTGCTTGGCAGAGCAACAAGGAACAGCTGAGACGAACTACCTGTGAAGAAGGGTAGAAAATCTATCCACATTTTGTGCAAGACTCTCATCATTGAACAtgtacaattttttatttttttttttataatgaaaGAATGGAATCTGCCTAAAGAAGCATGcactcacttttgttgtattgaggttctacaatttaatttagcagacacttttaccAAAAGTGACGTGCATTTGAGAGTAGAGGCAgggggacaccatggacaggtcatcagtccatcacagggctacatatagagacagacaagcactctcacattcatggacaatttagaaataaattctcaccatgtttttggactgtgggaggaagcatgcacagggagaacatgcaaactccatgcagaaagatcccagacccaggctgggacacaaaccagggatcttctgactgcaaggtgacagtgctaaccaccgaccCACTGCTCAGCCCATATTTCCAGTCATAATAGAAAATTATTCAGGTTAGTCAAATATATAGATAGATCTTGGCTTAATAATATTTGATGTGCTCAAATTGGCCACAGAAACTGTGATCAAGAATCAAACCGTTCTATTCAGGACTATGAAGAAGCCATAGTGTAGTGGTGCTTGTCTCCTACTATTCAGAGTCTGTCAGATACAAGAGAACACCCTGTGAGTTAGATGAAGACTTCCTCAGTTTCGGCAGATTTCTATTTCAGAACCCACTGGGTGGCATGTCTCCAGCCATGATAGAGGGTGCAGAGCAGGGAGCACATCGCATTCAGATAATCCACTTTGGCATAGCAGACTCACCAAAATGGCCTCCTCTTCCATTCCCCCTCTTAAGTGTCATGAGCTTACATCCTCAGACCCTGTCACTAGCAGGGATTATCTCCAGGCCCTTCAAAATGTGTGCTGTGGTTATCTTCTCACCCCTCTCAAGGAAAGTTGCATTGATAACATGAACCTTATTTCTCTAACTTGAAATTGAGATTAAAAAGTGATGATTTTAGCAAGTTACTCAGTTTTATATATTGCATTGATTCACAGATGATTCTGAGAAAATGCTTGAGCAGgacttgttttaattatttatgtttttatttctttgtttttgctgtagGACTCTGCTTCATATCAACTTCCTGTCCCCTCTCATCATGGTCCTGCTGTGGGTAAAGCCTATTACCAAGGATTACATAATGAACCCCACTCTGGGAAAGGAGAGTGTGCCTTTGTGAGTAAAAATAATTAGCTGGTATACAGTATGCATACCCATACAGTAACGTTTGGAGGAACATTTCTTGTACTCTTAAATATGACACAAACTGTGCTGCAGCTGGATGAATTGGAgtgaaaacaatttttttaaattgttttttttttttttatttgtagtgTTTGTTTCATTGGAACATAAAGTAATTTCAACCAGTAAGCTCCATAAGCAAATAAACTACTCATATCGGTACTCTGTATCAGTATCCAAATGAAAGTACGTGTACTTGATCTGACAACAGGGTCATTGATGTACCTCTACATGCCACTCAAACAAGAGGGAATTGACGATGTTGTTGAGctgtgaaaataaaagtaattgtTGCTTTTTAGCTGGAAAatggatgtaaacaaagcagCACCAGTTAGGAGAATGGAATTTACAACGGTTTGATGAGAGGAGCGTATTCAGCTCGTAGATAAACtggaaacaacacacacattgtcTACGTGGATTAAATTAGATTGTAAACAAACTTAGTCATTCCTGAATTAAGGCTCTTCACTCTATCTTCTATCTCGTTTTTTCCTCGTAAGatagcatgttttatttgtcacGTAAGTTTGAATTGTGTCATGTGTCTCGCTTTCTTCTTTTACCGACACTGACTGTGACCATCAAGGTCAAACCCGATTAAGTCTGATTTCATGTTACAGTGCCCCActttcatcttttcattcctCAATTTCACCCATTcttactttttctttgtttgtttatttgagaCTCTTCTGCTCATGCCATCTTTCTATCTCAGTGTCTCTGCCTACCATCCAAGGGATGAAGCAGATGCGTGATGTGTTGAGTTTGCAGGCTGGAAGAAGACACCTTTTCATCTGTCCTGTCTTACTCATGTATTTCTATTAATGCCAGGATGACTGAACAGACATATGATACTCTGCGGTTATGGGCCATCATACTGATGTGTATGCTCCGGCTTGCCATGATGAGGCATCACTTGCAGGCCTACCTCAACCTGGCCCAGAAAGGTGTGGACCAGATGAAGAAGGAGGCGGGACGGATAAGTACCGTTGACCTGCAGAAGATGGTGAGTAAATATTTATCCAGATTGCAACCCTGCGTTAATGGAAACTGTATCCCTCGTCACATGTGACATAATATTCTAAGTACTGAAAGTTAGAGCACCGCTTAGATAATGTAGATGGGTCCACCTCGCTTCTGTTGTAGCGATGGGGAAATTTAGGAATAAGTCAATCTgtacttattaaaaaaaaaaataagactaaGGTCCTGCCGTTTTGAAGTAAAGAGGAGAGCACAAAACTCAATCAGCTGTGCTCGTGTATTATTCACAAGTCATGCAGCCTACCTGTGGTGCATTTGGAAATTGGCTACAAAATCAATGAGTGCCTTTGTCACTTGCATCGGTTGTGGCCAGTCAGATCAGTTTCTATGATTCCCTTTATAACAAGAAGCGCTGACAGTTTAGCCTAATGCAGACAAGCGTCTTGTAGTGCACAGTGGCAAGTGTTAATATACGTCAGCCCAAGTTAGAATGGGTGGCACTGGAAATACAGACTTGCTGTCAAGAGCAGAGAGtgtcagatttttgttatgtttcttTTCCAGCTTATTTGTAGCctacagcagagaaaaaaagtgtGTGATTAATCATGACCGACCACATTCAATATCAAAAtatcatatttaattattttggagtgctgttaaaaatatatatatatatactgacTGATTTGTAATTCCAACATGTTTTATTACTGAAGTTATGGTTGCATGAACTGACACCTCCAGCGATCCATCATTATCAGTATAAATGCCATTTGTCCAATaagaaataacattattaaaactgACGTTGGCCCGTAAGCAGAGAGCCATGCTATGTCGTGGCCTTACGCTAGATGATGTTTGTGGTGATTGTTTTAGAAGCTGTAGCTGTGATTCTTTGTTCAAATGTTTTGCAACGTTCCTTGTTAAACATTTTGTGTGAAAGCTTAATGTAATGCTGCTCTTCTCCTCTCATTTCTCTTAGGTTGCACGTGTTTTTTACTACTTGTGTGTAATCGCACTACAGTATGTGGCACCACTGGTGATGCTGCTACATACAAGTTTGCTGCTAAAAACTTTAGGTGAGTCATCCACTGCTCTGTCTTTTTCCACTTCATAATATCTCATTGCTTTCCATTAGTTCAAGCTGTTTACTTTCTTTGCCTCACTTATTCCAGGTGGTCACTCCTGGTGGGTCTATCCTGAAGAAGACCTGCCTTGCACCTATGAAATGAACTCTGACTCTGTGATGGAGGCAGCACCAGCAGCGGCCCCAACACTAGCTTCGGTCGTAGAAACAGGACCCCGGGCATCAGTAGCCCAGCTGTCAGTGGCTCTGGGAGGTCTAAAGACTGTTTTCACCCCCTTACTTTTCCGGGgcctcttctcc
Above is a genomic segment from Amphiprion ocellaris isolate individual 3 ecotype Okinawa chromosome 6, ASM2253959v1, whole genome shotgun sequence containing:
- the tmem161b gene encoding transmembrane protein 161B, whose product is MGVIGVQLVVTMVMASVIQKIIPHYSFARWLLCSGSLRWYQHPTEDELRSLAGKQKGQKRKDRKYNGHIESKPLTVPKDIDLQLETKCITEVDTLALHYFPEFQWLVDFTVAATVVYLITELYYSVANPSGEMNISVVWCLLVLAFVIKTLFSLTAHYFKLEEGGERSLCITFAFFFFVKAMAILIVTENYLEFGLESGFANFSDSAQQFLEHQGMESQGPISKLTFKLILALLCSLIGAFLTFPGLRLAQMHLDALTLTTAKFTQTLLHINFLSPLIMVLLWVKPITKDYIMNPTLGKESVPLMTEQTYDTLRLWAIILMCMLRLAMMRHHLQAYLNLAQKGVDQMKKEAGRISTVDLQKMVARVFYYLCVIALQYVAPLVMLLHTSLLLKTLGGHSWWVYPEEDLPCTYEMNSDSVMEAAPAAAPTLASVVETGPRASVAQLSVALGGLKTVFTPLLFRGLFSFFTWWIAACLFSTSLFGLFYHQYLMAA